In Edaphobacter paludis, a single window of DNA contains:
- a CDS encoding Nramp family divalent metal transporter produces MEEFRSSSYAETEAEQVADSGAVLTAANGKDPEPRWFRFRRHELWTYFGPAFVASVAYIDPGNFATNIEGGSRFGYRLLWVLLWSNAMAILVQYLSAKLGIVTGLTLPQNCRKHFSRPMTIFLWLAAEVSAISTDLAEFLGAALGLYLLAGPAMLAHGWTRTETMFAAALVSAVAVFLILALDLAGYQWLEWGIMAFVGVIGLCYGFEVFLVHPDWKLAAYRTLLPTLDPKNLHASIYVAVSMLGATVMPHVIYLHSALVQPRVAELKKKPLVAGFSRRRKYLRFELIDVFVAMNGAWLINSAMILMAAVAFSHLPNPVTTIEQAHETLGPLLGPVSAVIFAVALLCSGLSSSTVGVMAGQVIIEGFLDIKFSIFLRRLITIIPALIVIGVGLDPLRILILSQVILSFTLPFALIPLLILTNRHSVMDTFVSARRTRIAGWVTVGIILTLNVVLLEQMAFGG; encoded by the coding sequence ATGGAGGAGTTTCGATCATCGTCGTATGCCGAAACTGAGGCCGAGCAAGTCGCCGATTCAGGGGCTGTGCTGACTGCTGCGAACGGCAAGGACCCTGAGCCGCGTTGGTTCAGATTCCGGCGACATGAGTTGTGGACGTACTTCGGGCCGGCCTTTGTGGCTTCGGTCGCGTATATCGATCCGGGAAACTTTGCGACCAATATCGAGGGCGGCAGCCGGTTCGGCTATCGGCTGCTCTGGGTGCTGCTGTGGTCGAATGCGATGGCCATCCTGGTTCAGTATCTTTCGGCCAAGCTGGGGATTGTGACCGGGCTGACGCTGCCGCAGAACTGCCGGAAGCATTTTTCGCGGCCGATGACGATTTTCCTTTGGCTGGCGGCGGAGGTATCGGCCATTTCGACGGACCTGGCGGAGTTTCTGGGTGCCGCGCTGGGACTTTATCTGCTGGCCGGGCCAGCGATGCTGGCGCATGGGTGGACGCGCACGGAGACGATGTTTGCAGCGGCGCTGGTGTCGGCGGTCGCGGTGTTTCTGATTCTGGCGCTGGACCTGGCGGGGTATCAATGGCTGGAGTGGGGCATCATGGCGTTTGTCGGCGTGATCGGGCTCTGCTATGGCTTTGAAGTCTTTCTGGTGCATCCCGACTGGAAGCTGGCGGCGTACCGGACATTACTGCCGACGCTCGATCCGAAGAATCTTCATGCCAGCATTTATGTCGCGGTGAGTATGCTGGGCGCGACGGTGATGCCGCATGTGATCTATCTGCACTCGGCGCTGGTGCAGCCGCGGGTGGCGGAGTTGAAGAAGAAGCCTCTGGTAGCGGGGTTTTCGCGACGGCGAAAGTATCTGCGGTTTGAGCTGATCGATGTCTTTGTGGCGATGAATGGGGCATGGCTGATCAATTCGGCGATGATCCTGATGGCGGCGGTGGCGTTTTCGCATCTGCCAAACCCGGTGACGACAATCGAGCAGGCGCACGAGACGCTGGGGCCGCTGCTGGGGCCGGTCTCGGCGGTGATCTTTGCGGTGGCGCTGCTCTGTTCGGGGCTATCGTCTTCGACCGTGGGTGTGATGGCGGGCCAGGTGATTATCGAAGGGTTTCTCGATATCAAATTTTCCATCTTTCTGCGGCGGCTGATCACGATTATTCCGGCGCTGATCGTGATTGGCGTGGGGCTCGATCCGCTGAGGATACTGATTCTTTCGCAGGTAATTCTGAGCTTCACGCTGCCGTTCGCGCTGATTCCTCTGCTGATTCTGACCAATCGGCACTCGGTGATGGATACATTTGTCAGCGCGCGGCGCACGCGGATTGCGGGATGGGTGACGGTTGGCATCATTCTCACGCTGAATGTGGTGCTGTTGGAACAGATGGCCTTCGGCGGCTGA
- the hslV gene encoding ATP-dependent protease subunit HslV → MAADGQVSLGATVMKASAKKIRRLYQDKVLAGFAGSTADAFSLFARFETKLEQYAGNLGRAAVELAKDWRTDKMLRQLEALLIVADPKQTFLLSGTGDVIDPDEGIATIGSGGSYALASARALMENTDLSAREIAVKSLKIAGQICIYTNDQMTIEELKAE, encoded by the coding sequence ATGGCCGCCGATGGGCAGGTGTCGCTGGGCGCCACGGTGATGAAAGCGTCGGCGAAGAAGATTCGGCGGCTCTATCAGGACAAGGTGCTGGCGGGCTTTGCCGGATCGACAGCGGACGCGTTCTCTCTGTTTGCGCGGTTTGAGACCAAGCTGGAGCAGTATGCCGGAAACCTGGGCCGCGCGGCGGTCGAGCTGGCCAAGGACTGGCGCACCGACAAGATGCTGCGACAGCTTGAGGCTTTATTGATTGTGGCCGATCCGAAGCAGACGTTCCTGCTGAGCGGGACCGGCGATGTGATCGACCCGGATGAGGGGATTGCCACCATTGGCAGCGGAGGCAGCTATGCTCTGGCCTCAGCGCGGGCGCTCATGGAAAATACAGATTTGTCGGCGCGGGAGATCGCGGTGAAGAGTCTAAAGATTGCCGGACAGATTTGTATCTACACGAATGACCAGATGACGATTGAAGAATTGAAGGCGGAGTAA
- the hslU gene encoding ATP-dependent protease ATPase subunit HslU, protein MAIFLPGTADDQALALDEMTPREIVAELDKYVVGQHAAKRAVAIALRNRMRRQKLPPELADEIMPKNIIMIGPTGVGKTEIARRLAKLTNSPFLKVEASKFTEVGYVGRDVESIVRDLVEIAIDMVREEKMDEVEDKAELAAEDRLLDLLLPPTPVAVTPAATTAAAATHEAGSNVIQLPAATPANDEEEKPGDREHRTREKLRQQFREGKLDERMVELDVRDRNQPSFEIFSNQGSEEMDINLKDMLPGLFGNRTKKRKMKVSEAFEYLVQEEENRLIDMDQVNRLAVERVEDSGMVFLDEIDKIAGREGAHGPDVSREGVQRDILPIVEGTTVNTKYGMVSTDHILFIAAGAFHVSKPSDLIPELQGRFPIRVELQSLTVDDFVRILTEPKSSLVKQATALLETEGLKLEFTKEAIQEMAQFSFKVNETTENIGARRLHTILERVLDEISFQAPDLFKSPRTEVTEEGVVGEINSSVTLKGELKPAAPLPVIERQTADGVEKVIVVDPEYVRQQVASIVKDQDLSRYIL, encoded by the coding sequence ATGGCAATTTTTCTACCGGGAACTGCGGACGATCAGGCGCTGGCGCTGGATGAGATGACTCCGCGCGAGATTGTTGCTGAGTTGGATAAGTATGTCGTTGGGCAACATGCCGCGAAGCGAGCGGTCGCCATTGCGCTGCGGAACCGGATGCGGCGGCAGAAGCTTCCGCCGGAGCTGGCCGACGAGATCATGCCCAAGAACATCATCATGATCGGACCGACGGGCGTGGGCAAGACCGAGATTGCGCGGCGGCTGGCGAAGCTGACGAACTCGCCGTTCTTGAAGGTGGAAGCCAGCAAATTTACCGAGGTCGGCTACGTAGGCCGCGACGTCGAGTCGATTGTGCGCGATCTGGTGGAGATCGCCATCGACATGGTGCGCGAAGAGAAGATGGACGAGGTGGAGGACAAGGCTGAGCTTGCCGCTGAAGACCGGCTGCTCGATCTGCTGCTGCCGCCTACGCCTGTCGCTGTGACTCCGGCGGCTACGACTGCCGCTGCGGCTACGCACGAGGCGGGGAGCAATGTGATTCAGTTGCCCGCGGCTACTCCGGCGAATGACGAGGAAGAAAAGCCCGGAGACCGGGAGCATCGGACGAGAGAGAAGCTGCGTCAGCAGTTCCGCGAGGGCAAGCTGGATGAGCGGATGGTCGAGCTGGATGTGCGCGACCGCAACCAGCCCAGCTTCGAGATCTTTTCGAACCAGGGTTCGGAAGAGATGGACATCAACCTGAAGGACATGCTGCCCGGGTTGTTTGGAAACCGCACTAAGAAGCGCAAGATGAAGGTCTCCGAAGCCTTCGAGTACCTGGTACAGGAGGAAGAGAACCGCCTGATCGACATGGACCAGGTGAACCGGTTGGCAGTGGAGCGGGTGGAAGATTCGGGGATGGTCTTTCTCGATGAGATCGACAAGATTGCCGGACGCGAAGGCGCGCATGGGCCTGATGTTTCGCGCGAAGGCGTGCAGCGGGACATCCTGCCCATTGTTGAAGGGACTACGGTCAACACCAAGTATGGGATGGTCTCCACCGACCACATTCTCTTCATCGCTGCCGGTGCGTTTCATGTTTCAAAGCCCAGCGATCTGATTCCTGAGTTGCAGGGGCGGTTTCCCATTCGCGTGGAGTTGCAGTCTTTGACGGTGGATGACTTTGTGCGGATTCTGACCGAGCCGAAGTCGTCGCTGGTGAAGCAGGCTACGGCGCTGCTGGAGACCGAGGGCCTGAAGCTGGAGTTTACGAAGGAAGCGATTCAGGAGATGGCGCAGTTTTCCTTCAAGGTAAATGAGACCACTGAAAACATCGGTGCCCGGCGATTGCATACGATTCTCGAGCGAGTGCTGGATGAGATCAGCTTTCAGGCTCCCGATTTGTTCAAGAGCCCGCGTACCGAGGTGACGGAAGAGGGTGTGGTGGGTGAGATCAACTCGTCGGTTACGCTGAAAGGCGAACTGAAGCCGGCAGCACCGCTACCTGTGATCGAGCGGCAGACAGCGGATGGAGTGGAGAAGGTGATTGTGGTCGATCCGGAATATGTGCGGCAACAGGTTGCTTCGATTGTGAAGGATCAGGACCTGTCGCGGTATATCTTGTAA
- a CDS encoding TonB-dependent receptor, whose protein sequence is MKIFYAAACAALLCGTMSAQAPCSGSKVTGIVHDSTGAIIPGASVVLDGTETVQSGNAGQFRFACAAAGQHDLRVSADSFASKEIKVRSPQSKADLIVVLHPEDVTTSVNVGEESGNETDAAANGTSRTISGDQLSTLADDPDDLKRELQQLAATSGGLATNTTITVDGFQSSSPMPPKSSIAYIKVNPDLFSAEYRQPPFDGGRVEVYTKPGQSSFHGALFTTNGSPWMNARDPFSTSKAALGKQRYGFELSGPVRKKGSDFALTLEHRTIDDFAVVNAITLDDKGNQQRTVANVAAPQQLWLATARMGWQLGPKNTFTASYNGNVNHSQNVGVGGTALPETGYSGGSYDHTLRLLNITTASPGMMHEARVALDWTGETDVPTSTAPQLQVAGAFTSGGATIGQQRMHGFEIEADDDVVISTAKHLLKIGTQFKLYNVNDQLTTNFNGVYTFGGGTAPVLDANGNPIPGKTETITGLEQYRRAKLGLAGGAATAFNNVTGTPHVNFTQVRNALYIQDMWKLRPNLQLAMGFRYYLQNVPLAMNGATPRLGIAWSPDKKEKWQLHAHIGLFTGQYGTADYAELQREDGVHRITSTVYNPVYGDPFGDGATTIHSIRQASPHLQNITYVIDNLGGTHSFPHGWSVNTDVYWGRIWNYTRTLNINSPLNDNPTGPRPGAPNLNILQANNSGQGRANVEFFGINQHELKHLQFFFGAVRVNLVDDTNDNTFFTPQSSRTDAGEFAPRNGQGRWQLFGNGSLKLPEKLELSTDLQAQSGAPYNITTGFDNNGDGNFNDRPQYAVAGDPNAIPTQFGLLVPSGGIGALPRNVGRTPWTVHMDTNLERKFELSNPKADHPQTLTFNVRSSNMLNHLNVTSVGGVLGSPLFNRPYAADNGRRIEIGARYSF, encoded by the coding sequence ATGAAGATCTTTTATGCGGCGGCGTGTGCTGCGCTGCTGTGCGGAACCATGTCCGCACAGGCACCATGCAGCGGTTCCAAAGTAACTGGTATCGTGCACGATTCTACGGGTGCGATCATCCCCGGAGCCAGCGTAGTGTTGGATGGCACAGAGACCGTACAGAGTGGTAACGCCGGTCAGTTTCGGTTTGCCTGCGCCGCAGCCGGGCAGCACGATCTACGCGTCAGCGCAGACAGCTTCGCATCCAAAGAGATCAAAGTCCGCAGCCCGCAATCGAAGGCCGACCTTATCGTCGTGTTGCATCCCGAAGACGTAACCACCTCAGTCAACGTCGGCGAAGAGAGCGGCAATGAAACAGACGCCGCCGCAAACGGGACCTCCCGCACGATTTCGGGCGATCAGTTAAGCACTCTCGCCGACGATCCTGACGACCTGAAGCGCGAGCTGCAACAGTTGGCCGCAACCAGCGGCGGCTTGGCAACCAACACCACCATTACGGTCGATGGATTCCAAAGCTCTTCTCCAATGCCGCCCAAGAGTTCCATCGCATACATCAAGGTCAACCCTGACCTGTTCTCAGCTGAGTACCGTCAGCCGCCCTTCGATGGCGGTCGCGTCGAGGTGTACACCAAACCCGGGCAGAGTTCATTCCATGGCGCATTATTTACCACCAACGGCAGCCCCTGGATGAACGCGCGCGATCCATTCTCGACCAGTAAGGCCGCACTCGGAAAGCAACGTTACGGCTTCGAGTTGAGCGGCCCTGTGCGTAAGAAGGGCAGCGACTTCGCACTGACGCTGGAGCATCGCACCATCGACGATTTCGCCGTAGTCAACGCCATCACGCTCGACGACAAGGGTAACCAGCAACGCACGGTAGCCAACGTCGCAGCGCCGCAACAGCTCTGGCTGGCGACCGCTCGGATGGGGTGGCAGCTCGGCCCGAAGAACACCTTTACGGCATCGTACAACGGCAACGTAAACCACTCGCAGAATGTAGGCGTCGGTGGAACCGCGCTGCCCGAGACCGGTTACAGCGGCGGAAGCTACGACCATACGCTGCGCCTGTTGAACATCACTACAGCTTCGCCCGGGATGATGCACGAGGCGCGAGTAGCGCTGGACTGGACCGGCGAAACCGACGTGCCCACCTCCACCGCGCCGCAGTTACAGGTCGCCGGTGCCTTCACCAGCGGCGGAGCCACGATTGGACAGCAACGGATGCACGGCTTCGAAATAGAGGCGGACGACGACGTAGTCATCAGCACCGCGAAGCACCTGCTGAAGATCGGCACACAGTTCAAGCTCTACAACGTGAACGATCAGTTGACGACAAACTTCAACGGCGTCTACACCTTCGGTGGTGGTACCGCTCCCGTGCTTGATGCCAATGGAAACCCCATCCCCGGCAAGACTGAGACAATCACAGGCCTCGAGCAATACCGCCGCGCCAAGCTTGGTCTCGCTGGTGGAGCAGCGACCGCATTCAACAACGTAACCGGAACGCCTCATGTGAACTTCACCCAGGTACGCAATGCGCTCTACATTCAGGACATGTGGAAGCTGCGGCCCAACCTGCAGCTCGCCATGGGCTTCCGCTACTACCTGCAGAACGTTCCGCTTGCGATGAATGGAGCGACCCCGCGGCTCGGCATCGCATGGTCGCCGGACAAAAAAGAGAAGTGGCAATTGCACGCGCACATCGGTCTCTTCACAGGCCAGTATGGAACGGCGGACTACGCCGAACTCCAACGCGAAGACGGCGTGCATCGCATCACCAGCACGGTCTACAACCCGGTCTACGGCGATCCCTTCGGCGACGGCGCAACCACTATCCACTCCATTCGCCAGGCCTCACCACATCTGCAAAACATCACCTACGTGATCGACAACCTGGGCGGCACTCATTCCTTCCCCCATGGCTGGAGCGTCAACACCGATGTCTACTGGGGTCGCATCTGGAACTACACGCGAACGCTGAATATCAATTCGCCGCTCAACGATAACCCCACAGGCCCGCGCCCCGGCGCGCCGAACCTGAACATCCTGCAGGCAAACAACAGCGGCCAGGGCCGGGCTAACGTAGAGTTCTTCGGCATCAACCAGCATGAGTTGAAGCACCTGCAATTCTTCTTTGGCGCGGTGCGCGTCAACCTGGTCGATGACACCAACGACAATACCTTCTTCACGCCGCAGAGCTCGCGCACCGATGCAGGTGAGTTCGCGCCGCGAAACGGACAGGGCCGCTGGCAGCTCTTCGGTAATGGGTCGCTGAAGCTGCCGGAGAAGCTGGAGCTGAGCACAGACCTGCAGGCCCAGAGCGGAGCGCCTTACAACATCACCACAGGCTTCGACAATAATGGCGACGGCAACTTCAACGACCGTCCACAATACGCGGTAGCTGGCGACCCCAACGCGATCCCAACCCAGTTCGGTCTGCTGGTGCCCAGCGGCGGCATCGGCGCATTGCCTCGCAACGTTGGACGAACCCCGTGGACGGTCCACATGGACACCAACCTCGAGCGCAAGTTCGAGTTGAGCAACCCCAAGGCCGATCATCCGCAGACGCTGACCTTCAATGTGCGCAGCTCGAACATGCTGAACCACCTCAATGTCACCAGCGTAGGCGGCGTGCTCGGTTCCCCACTCTTCAACCGGCCCTACGCCGCCGACAACGGACGCCGCATAGAGATCGGCGCGCGTTACAGCTTTTAG
- a CDS encoding metal-dependent hydrolase — translation MDPITHLMTGAVLARSGFNRKAAYATVAMTLAAEIPDLDTLWSIRGPIAALQHHRGWTHTFLGVPLEAAVVVGGIYLFHRWRLKRDKPVKQAAPIRWGLLYCFALIALLSHLLLDWTNSYGLRPFFPFNPRWYAGSLVFIFEPVMFALLLIALLAPVLFGLINSEVGARKPAFRGRGWAIAALIAIVALWGWRAVEQQQAIQLALNSGDFGPAPNNVEILHVTAEPYPMNPFRWQVIVETPDFYQLATIDTFNNTVATNQHSDIFYKPAETAATLAAKQSWLGHVYLDWSRIPLVTQSDTDATTGLTIVTFRDLRFMYDVSFLHGREAPPLSGTVTVNGAHRITSMEMNGRVQR, via the coding sequence ATGGACCCGATAACCCATCTGATGACCGGAGCCGTCCTCGCCCGCAGCGGCTTCAATCGCAAGGCCGCCTACGCCACCGTGGCCATGACGCTGGCCGCCGAGATCCCCGACCTCGACACGCTCTGGTCCATCCGTGGCCCGATCGCCGCACTCCAGCACCATCGCGGATGGACCCACACTTTTCTCGGTGTTCCTCTCGAAGCCGCCGTCGTCGTCGGAGGCATCTACCTCTTCCACCGCTGGCGTCTCAAGCGCGACAAACCCGTAAAGCAAGCCGCTCCCATCCGCTGGGGTTTGCTCTATTGTTTTGCGCTCATTGCGCTGTTGAGTCATCTCCTGCTCGACTGGACGAACAGCTACGGTCTCCGTCCTTTCTTTCCCTTCAACCCGCGTTGGTATGCCGGCTCGCTCGTCTTCATCTTCGAGCCAGTCATGTTTGCTCTGCTTCTCATCGCACTCCTCGCGCCCGTTCTCTTTGGCCTCATCAACAGCGAAGTAGGCGCACGCAAGCCTGCGTTTCGCGGACGCGGCTGGGCCATCGCCGCCCTCATCGCCATCGTCGCTCTGTGGGGATGGCGTGCAGTCGAGCAGCAACAGGCCATTCAACTCGCCCTCAACAGCGGCGACTTCGGCCCCGCACCCAATAACGTCGAGATACTCCACGTCACTGCCGAACCCTATCCCATGAATCCATTCCGCTGGCAGGTCATCGTCGAAACGCCGGACTTCTATCAACTCGCCACCATCGACACCTTCAACAACACCGTCGCCACCAACCAGCACTCCGATATCTTTTACAAGCCTGCTGAGACTGCCGCGACGCTCGCCGCCAAACAAAGCTGGCTCGGCCATGTCTATCTCGACTGGTCCAGAATCCCTCTCGTCACCCAGTCCGACACCGATGCGACTACTGGACTAACTATCGTGACCTTCCGCGACCTTCGTTTCATGTATGACGTCTCGTTCCTGCATGGCCGTGAAGCTCCTCCCCTCTCAGGCACCGTAACCGTCAATGGTGCTCACCGTATCACGAGCATGGAAATGAACGGCCGCGTCCAACGTTAA
- a CDS encoding dihydroorotase, producing the protein MSDVLILNGRVVDPASGIDEARDLLLRDGKIAALDKPGSLKNIEAAETIDASGLVVAPGLVDVHVHLREPGQTYKETIATGTAAAAAGGFTTVVAMPNTMPVNDSVAGLEWMLSPQRGAVVKLFAMPAATMGSMGATLTDFAALHKAGALGFTDDGKPILEDAIMREALIAAARLGVPISQHAEDTHLTGGCSMNAGPVAFRLGLRGMTIEAESRIVERDIRLLREIEKSEHLRPHLHVQHISTGRALEAIREAKRQGLHVTCEAAPHHFTLTDEAIGDYDTNAKMNPPLRAEADRQAVLAGLADGTVDCIATDHAPHAAHEKEQEFERAPNGITGLETALGLALRVLHRAQGLSLSKILSLMSTSPAAIVSLADRGSLAVGSIADVVVFDPAAQWNFAAKDSRSKSKNTPFDGASMLGRVHATVSEGRIVFRQ; encoded by the coding sequence ATGAGTGACGTATTGATTCTGAACGGCCGTGTCGTAGATCCAGCGAGTGGCATCGACGAAGCCCGTGACCTTTTGCTGCGCGATGGAAAGATCGCCGCGCTCGACAAGCCCGGCAGCCTGAAGAATATAGAAGCGGCAGAGACAATCGACGCCTCCGGACTGGTGGTTGCGCCTGGTTTGGTGGACGTTCATGTGCATCTCCGCGAGCCGGGTCAGACGTACAAAGAAACGATTGCCACAGGAACGGCAGCGGCGGCAGCAGGCGGCTTCACTACAGTCGTGGCCATGCCCAACACTATGCCTGTAAATGACTCCGTCGCCGGGTTGGAGTGGATGCTTTCGCCTCAACGCGGAGCTGTCGTGAAGCTCTTCGCCATGCCCGCCGCCACTATGGGCAGCATGGGCGCTACGCTGACGGACTTCGCTGCGCTGCATAAGGCCGGAGCCCTCGGCTTCACCGACGATGGAAAGCCTATTCTCGAAGACGCCATCATGCGCGAGGCGCTCATCGCTGCGGCGCGTCTGGGCGTGCCCATCTCGCAGCACGCCGAAGACACCCACCTCACCGGCGGTTGCAGCATGAATGCGGGGCCGGTAGCGTTTCGACTCGGCCTTCGCGGAATGACGATCGAAGCCGAGTCGCGAATCGTTGAGCGCGATATCCGCCTGCTGCGAGAGATTGAAAAGTCCGAGCATCTGCGCCCTCATCTGCATGTGCAGCACATCTCGACAGGCCGCGCGCTGGAGGCGATACGCGAGGCGAAGCGTCAAGGCCTGCACGTTACCTGCGAGGCTGCGCCGCACCACTTCACGCTGACCGATGAGGCCATCGGCGACTACGACACCAATGCAAAGATGAATCCTCCGCTGCGCGCCGAGGCTGACCGTCAGGCTGTTCTCGCCGGGCTGGCCGACGGCACCGTCGATTGCATTGCCACCGATCACGCCCCCCACGCCGCCCACGAAAAGGAGCAGGAGTTTGAGCGCGCTCCGAACGGCATCACCGGTCTCGAGACCGCACTGGGGCTGGCCTTGCGAGTCCTGCATCGCGCTCAAGGATTATCGTTGAGCAAAATTCTTTCGCTGATGAGCACGTCTCCGGCAGCAATCGTCTCTCTGGCGGACAGAGGTTCACTGGCCGTCGGCAGCATTGCGGATGTCGTTGTCTTCGATCCGGCAGCGCAGTGGAACTTCGCTGCAAAAGACTCACGCTCGAAGTCGAAGAACACGCCCTTCGACGGAGCATCCATGCTGGGACGAGTCCACGCGACTGTCAGCGAAGGCCGCATCGTCTTTCGCCAGTAA
- a CDS encoding aspartate carbamoyltransferase catalytic subunit, which produces MTQESQRPKKFSYAAGSLLSVADLSVEDVSAILSVASQLERRPTAERARLLAGRRIALLFYESSTRTRTSFELAAKSLGATTTLVSDKSSSIEKGESLKDTGLTLRALGAECIILRHPSSGAPFVLARETGVPVLNAGDGMHEHPSQALLDVRTMLMRLPGRDASTATAKSLDGVTVVITGDILHSRVARSNALLLPRLGAKVLLCGPEPLLPEVALHLGAGVEIVRDFDAALRRAQVVMMLRIQKERLAGLELDLANYIERYQLNGERLAARAPDALVMHPGPMIRGLEISGDVADGPNSAIELQVSNGLSVRSALLLRALYTGGFESVTV; this is translated from the coding sequence ATGACGCAGGAATCGCAACGCCCCAAAAAGTTTAGTTACGCTGCCGGTTCACTGTTGAGTGTGGCCGACCTGTCGGTGGAAGACGTTTCCGCAATACTGTCCGTAGCTTCGCAGTTAGAGCGGAGGCCCACTGCGGAGCGGGCGCGCCTTCTGGCAGGGCGGCGTATCGCTCTCCTCTTCTATGAGTCGAGCACGCGAACGCGCACTTCATTCGAGCTGGCGGCAAAGTCGCTCGGCGCGACGACGACGCTGGTCAGCGACAAATCATCCTCCATCGAAAAAGGCGAGAGCCTGAAGGACACCGGCCTTACTCTCCGCGCACTGGGGGCGGAGTGCATTATCCTTCGCCATCCGTCGTCGGGTGCGCCGTTTGTCTTGGCGCGAGAGACGGGCGTGCCCGTTCTGAACGCGGGCGATGGAATGCACGAGCATCCTTCACAAGCCCTGCTCGATGTACGGACGATGCTCATGCGCCTGCCGGGTCGCGACGCTTCAACGGCGACTGCGAAGAGTCTCGATGGCGTGACCGTTGTGATTACGGGAGACATTCTGCATAGCCGCGTCGCGCGGTCGAACGCTCTGCTGCTGCCGCGTCTCGGCGCGAAGGTGCTGCTCTGCGGGCCGGAGCCGTTGCTGCCCGAAGTCGCGCTGCACCTCGGTGCCGGCGTAGAGATTGTGCGCGACTTCGACGCGGCGCTCAGGCGTGCTCAAGTCGTCATGATGCTGCGCATTCAAAAAGAGCGTCTGGCCGGGCTTGAGCTTGACCTTGCAAACTACATTGAGCGATACCAGTTGAACGGCGAGCGTCTGGCCGCCCGCGCACCCGATGCGCTCGTAATGCATCCCGGCCCGATGATTCGAGGCCTGGAGATCTCAGGCGACGTGGCGGACGGCCCCAACTCGGCGATTGAACTGCAGGTGAGCAATGGCCTCTCCGTGCGTTCGGCGTTGCTGCTTCGCGCGCTGTACACGGGTGGATTCGAGAGTGTAACTGTATGA
- the pyrR gene encoding bifunctional pyr operon transcriptional regulator/uracil phosphoribosyltransferase PyrR codes for MSDITEMQNPKIREKGRLMSASEIERTLVRLAHEIVEKHDGCENIGLVGIKRRGVPLAQRLGTLISKIEKCPVDTGVLDISFYRDDLSTDDARPKVAPCDIGFDVTGRDIVLVDDVLYTGRTIRAALDALFDHGRPRSVQLLTLIDRGHRELPIQATFVGRTIPTSKREIIEVKLNEIDEQEQVLLVELVD; via the coding sequence ATGAGTGACATTACGGAAATGCAAAACCCGAAGATACGCGAAAAGGGCCGCCTCATGTCGGCCTCCGAGATCGAGCGGACGCTGGTACGCCTGGCCCACGAGATCGTCGAAAAGCACGATGGCTGCGAGAACATCGGTCTGGTCGGCATCAAGCGGCGCGGCGTTCCGCTGGCCCAGCGGCTGGGCACGCTGATTTCGAAGATCGAGAAATGTCCTGTAGACACAGGTGTGCTCGATATCAGTTTCTATCGCGACGACCTCTCGACCGATGATGCACGGCCGAAGGTTGCTCCATGCGACATCGGGTTCGATGTGACCGGACGGGACATCGTGCTGGTGGATGACGTGCTCTACACCGGGCGAACCATTCGGGCGGCGCTCGACGCGCTGTTCGACCATGGCCGGCCCAGGAGCGTTCAACTGCTGACGCTGATCGATCGCGGCCACCGCGAGCTGCCGATCCAGGCTACGTTCGTGGGCCGCACGATTCCCACCTCGAAGCGAGAGATTATCGAGGTAAAGCTCAATGAGATCGACGAGCAGGAGCAGGTGCTGCTGGTCGAGCTGGTGGATTGA